The following proteins come from a genomic window of Thiothrix unzii:
- the grpE gene encoding nucleotide exchange factor GrpE, whose amino-acid sequence MTDPKDNNAQELPEASAPANDAAPSEVPSELAQLQAELEAAKAEAADNYEQFLRAQAELANQRRRADKQVEDAHKYAVQRFVEALIPVIDSIEMGLQAQGDLAQIREGMQLTLKQFETVMEKFNITAVGEPGDAFNPEHHQAMSMQPHPDFDNNTVSLVMQKGYVMSGRVVRPAMVMVCKK is encoded by the coding sequence ATGACTGACCCAAAAGACAATAATGCCCAAGAATTACCCGAAGCATCTGCCCCTGCAAACGATGCCGCGCCCAGCGAAGTACCCAGTGAGTTAGCGCAGTTACAAGCTGAACTTGAAGCAGCCAAAGCTGAAGCGGCTGACAATTACGAACAATTCTTACGCGCTCAGGCAGAGCTTGCCAACCAACGCCGTCGCGCTGATAAGCAAGTGGAAGACGCGCACAAATACGCGGTGCAACGTTTTGTTGAAGCGTTAATTCCCGTCATTGACAGCATTGAAATGGGTTTGCAGGCGCAGGGTGATCTGGCACAAATCCGTGAGGGGATGCAATTAACCCTCAAGCAGTTCGAGACTGTGATGGAAAAATTCAATATTACCGCCGTGGGCGAACCCGGTGATGCTTTCAATCCCGAACATCACCAAGCCATGTCGATGCAACCGCACCCGGATTTTGACAACAACACCGTTTCCCTTGTCATGCAAAAAGGCTACGTGATGAGCGGTCGGGTGGTGCGTCCGGCAATGGTCATGGTCTGTAAAAAATAA
- the dnaK gene encoding molecular chaperone DnaK, translated as MGKIIGIDLGTTNSCVAIMDGDKPRVIENAEGDRTTPSIIAFTEDEVLVGQTAKRQAVTNPENTLYAIKRLIGRRFQEDAVQKDIKLVPYKIVKADNGDAWVDVRGRKMAPPEISARVLMKMKKTAEDFLGEPVTEAVITVPAYFNDSQRQATKDAGKIAGLEVKRIINEPTAAALAYGMDKAKGDSKIAVYDLGGGTFDVSIIEIADVDGEMQFEVLSTNGDTFLGGEDFDMRLIDYLADEFRKTSGIDLKGDPLAMQRLKDGAEKAKIELSTSQQSDVNLPYITADATGPKHLNIKVTRAKLESLVDDLISRTIEPCKVALKDAGLSASQINDVILVGGQTRMPKVQEAVKNFFGKEPRKDVNPDEAVAVGAAIQGGVMSGGVTDILLLDVTPLSLGIETMGGVSTKLITKNTTIPTKASQVFSTAEDNQTAVTVHVIQGEREMARDNKSLGRFDLQDIPPAQRGMPQIEVTFDIDANGILNVTAKDKSTGKQQNIVIKASSGLSDAEVEQMVKDAEAHAEEDKKQRELVDARNQADNMIHGTEKSLKEYGEKVESADRANIESLIGELKEAVKGDNKEVIERKTEALLDASGKLMQAMAGQAGGCGPDGCGDGSCGTQGGKPGDDIVDAEFEEKK; from the coding sequence ATGGGAAAAATTATCGGTATCGACCTCGGTACAACTAACTCTTGCGTTGCCATCATGGACGGTGACAAGCCGCGTGTTATTGAAAATGCTGAAGGTGATCGTACCACCCCATCCATTATTGCCTTCACTGAAGATGAAGTGCTGGTTGGTCAAACCGCGAAACGCCAAGCGGTCACTAACCCTGAAAACACTCTGTATGCGATTAAGCGTTTGATCGGTCGCCGCTTTCAAGAAGATGCGGTTCAAAAAGACATCAAACTGGTTCCGTACAAAATTGTCAAAGCTGACAATGGCGACGCATGGGTAGACGTGCGTGGTCGTAAAATGGCTCCGCCAGAGATTTCTGCGCGTGTGTTGATGAAGATGAAGAAAACCGCTGAAGATTTCCTCGGTGAACCAGTGACTGAAGCAGTCATTACCGTTCCGGCATACTTCAACGATTCACAACGTCAAGCCACCAAAGACGCTGGTAAAATCGCTGGTCTGGAAGTCAAGCGTATCATCAATGAACCAACCGCAGCCGCACTGGCTTACGGTATGGACAAAGCCAAGGGCGACAGCAAAATCGCGGTGTATGACTTAGGTGGTGGTACATTCGACGTATCCATTATCGAAATCGCTGACGTTGACGGCGAAATGCAGTTTGAAGTGCTTTCCACCAACGGTGACACCTTCCTCGGTGGTGAAGACTTCGATATGCGCTTGATTGATTATCTGGCAGACGAATTCCGTAAAACCAGCGGTATCGACCTCAAAGGCGATCCATTGGCAATGCAACGTCTGAAAGATGGTGCGGAAAAAGCTAAGATTGAGCTGTCTACCAGCCAACAATCTGACGTTAACTTACCGTACATTACTGCGGATGCGACCGGCCCGAAACACTTGAATATCAAAGTGACCCGCGCCAAGTTGGAATCATTGGTTGATGATTTGATCAGCCGCACCATTGAGCCGTGCAAAGTTGCATTGAAAGACGCAGGTTTGTCTGCTTCGCAAATCAATGATGTAATCTTGGTTGGCGGTCAAACCCGTATGCCAAAAGTCCAGGAAGCGGTGAAAAACTTCTTCGGCAAAGAGCCACGTAAAGACGTGAACCCTGATGAAGCGGTTGCAGTTGGTGCGGCGATTCAAGGTGGCGTAATGAGCGGCGGCGTGACTGACATCCTGTTGTTGGACGTTACCCCGTTGTCATTGGGCATTGAAACCATGGGCGGCGTTTCTACCAAACTGATTACCAAAAACACCACGATTCCGACCAAGGCATCGCAAGTGTTCTCGACCGCAGAAGATAACCAAACGGCTGTTACCGTACACGTTATCCAAGGTGAGCGCGAAATGGCGCGTGACAACAAGTCTCTGGGGCGTTTTGACTTGCAAGACATTCCGCCAGCACAACGCGGTATGCCGCAAATCGAAGTCACCTTTGACATCGACGCGAACGGTATTTTGAACGTTACCGCGAAAGACAAGTCGACCGGTAAGCAACAAAACATCGTGATCAAAGCTTCTTCCGGCTTATCTGATGCAGAAGTTGAACAAATGGTCAAAGATGCCGAAGCGCACGCTGAAGAAGACAAAAAGCAGCGCGAATTGGTTGACGCACGTAATCAAGCGGACAATATGATTCACGGCACTGAAAAATCGCTGAAAGAATACGGCGAGAAAGTCGAAAGTGCGGATCGTGCTAATATCGAATCCCTGATTGGCGAACTCAAAGAAGCAGTCAAAGGCGACAACAAAGAAGTCATTGAACGCAAAACTGAAGCGTTGTTGGATGCATCCGGCAAGCTGATGCAAGCAATGGCAGGTCAAGCAGGTGGCTGTGGCCCTGACGGTTGCGGCGATGGTTCTTGTGGTACGCAAGGCGGCAAACCGGGCGACGACATCGTTGATGCCGAGTTTGAAGAGAAAAAGTAA
- the dnaJ gene encoding molecular chaperone DnaJ: MSKRDYYEILGVQKNVSEDDLKKAFRRLAMKYHPDRNPDNAEAEAKFKEAKEAYEILSDSQKRAAYDQFGHAGVDASAGGGRPGNGQGGFGDIFEDIFGDIFGGGGGRGGRGGGGGGGNRAYRGSDLQYNLELTLEEAVFGTTTDIRVPSLQSCETCNGSGAKPGTHPQTCPTCHGNGQVRMQQGFFAIQQTCPHCHGSGKIIADPCPDCHGQGRKEKQKTLSVRIPAGVDNGDRVRLAGEGEGGVNGGPAGDLYVQVFVKAHPLFQRDGDTLHCEMPIRFTTAALGGELEVPTLEGKINLKIPAETQTGKQFRLRGKGVKSVRSATAGDLICRVIVETPVNLTKRQRELLEELDTSMHEGGKKHSPKEHGWTDKAKSFFKDLFEGDKK; encoded by the coding sequence ATGTCCAAACGGGATTATTACGAAATCCTTGGGGTTCAGAAAAACGTCAGCGAAGACGACCTGAAAAAGGCGTTTCGTCGCTTGGCGATGAAATACCATCCTGACCGCAACCCCGATAACGCCGAGGCTGAAGCTAAATTTAAAGAAGCCAAAGAAGCGTATGAAATCCTCAGCGACTCTCAAAAGCGTGCAGCTTATGACCAGTTTGGTCATGCCGGGGTGGATGCATCGGCTGGCGGCGGCAGACCGGGTAACGGACAAGGTGGTTTTGGCGATATTTTTGAAGATATTTTCGGCGACATCTTTGGTGGCGGCGGCGGTCGTGGTGGACGCGGTGGCGGCGGCGGCGGTGGTAATCGTGCGTACCGTGGCAGCGACCTGCAATACAACCTTGAGTTGACGCTGGAAGAAGCGGTATTCGGTACTACCACCGACATCCGTGTACCGTCCTTACAAAGCTGTGAAACCTGTAACGGTTCCGGTGCAAAACCGGGTACGCACCCACAAACCTGCCCCACCTGTCATGGCAACGGACAAGTGCGGATGCAGCAAGGCTTTTTCGCGATTCAGCAAACCTGCCCACATTGTCACGGTTCCGGGAAAATCATTGCTGATCCTTGCCCTGACTGTCATGGTCAAGGCCGTAAGGAAAAGCAGAAAACCTTGTCAGTGCGCATTCCAGCCGGAGTGGACAATGGCGACCGCGTGCGTTTAGCCGGTGAAGGCGAAGGCGGCGTGAATGGCGGGCCAGCCGGTGATTTGTACGTGCAAGTTTTTGTCAAAGCGCACCCTTTATTCCAGCGTGACGGCGACACTTTGCATTGCGAAATGCCGATTCGCTTTACCACCGCAGCATTGGGTGGCGAATTGGAAGTGCCGACGTTGGAAGGCAAAATCAATCTCAAAATCCCGGCAGAAACCCAGACCGGTAAGCAGTTCCGTTTGCGTGGCAAGGGTGTAAAATCGGTGCGTAGCGCAACCGCTGGTGATTTGATTTGCCGGGTTATCGTCGAAACCCCGGTGAATTTGACCAAGCGTCAGCGCGAGTTGCTGGAAGAGCTGGATACCTCCATGCACGAAGGCGGCAAGAAACACAGCCCGAAAGAACACGGCTGGACAGATAAAGCCAAAAGTTTCTTTAAAGACCTGTTTGAAGGTGACAAAAAATGA
- the dapB gene encoding 4-hydroxy-tetrahydrodipicolinate reductase: MTRVAVVGAAGRMGKALIEACAQVEGLTLSVATEHPASSLIGADAGEVAGIGKNGVIIAPTLDEAANDFDVLIDFTRPEPCLLHLNWCVAKGKKMVIGTTGFDDAGKAAIAKAAQQIGVVFAPNMSVGVNLCLKLLDMAARVLGDSVDIEIVEAHHRHKVDAPSGTALRMGEVVANALGRDLKECAVYGREGVTGERERQTIGFATVRAGDVVGDHTVMFADIGERVEITHKASSRMTFAKGAVRAAAWLQDKNTGLFDMQDVLGLK, encoded by the coding sequence ATGACCAGAGTAGCGGTGGTAGGCGCGGCGGGGCGCATGGGTAAAGCCTTGATTGAGGCGTGTGCGCAAGTCGAAGGGTTAACACTGAGCGTTGCCACTGAGCATCCTGCCAGTTCCTTGATTGGAGCGGATGCGGGCGAAGTTGCAGGCATCGGTAAAAATGGTGTCATTATCGCCCCGACCCTAGACGAAGCCGCTAACGATTTCGACGTGCTGATTGATTTCACCCGCCCGGAACCGTGCTTGCTGCACCTCAACTGGTGTGTGGCAAAAGGCAAGAAAATGGTCATTGGCACGACCGGTTTTGACGACGCGGGTAAGGCAGCGATTGCTAAAGCCGCCCAGCAAATCGGTGTGGTATTCGCGCCTAACATGAGTGTCGGGGTGAATTTGTGCCTGAAACTGTTGGATATGGCAGCGCGGGTGCTAGGCGATAGCGTCGATATTGAGATCGTGGAAGCGCACCATCGCCACAAAGTTGATGCACCTTCCGGCACTGCATTACGCATGGGCGAAGTGGTGGCGAATGCGTTAGGACGTGATTTGAAAGAGTGCGCGGTCTACGGGCGTGAAGGTGTTACTGGCGAACGTGAGCGTCAAACCATTGGTTTTGCCACGGTGCGGGCGGGCGATGTGGTCGGTGATCATACCGTGATGTTTGCGGATATTGGTGAGCGCGTGGAAATTACCCATAAAGCATCCAGCCGCATGACGTTTGCCAAAGGTGCGGTGCGTGCTGCTGCATGGTTGCAGGACAAAAACACCGGTTTGTTCGACATGCAGGATGTTTTAGGTTTGAAATAA
- a CDS encoding cytochrome b/b6 domain-containing protein, which translates to MQTIPVRLWDLPTRLFHWALVLGIGFSWFCAEIGGNWMVWHERSGIFLLALVVFRVVWGVIGSDTARFAQFLKSPRHALTHFSELRTKATAFHAGHNPLGAWMVVALVLAVLMQASTGLFATDDIMTEGPLIGLVTADTAEVLTSIHHLTFNGILLLAAAHIAAVLFYRFHKRTNLIKAMVSGKADWPVEQSPPPVGLRFKPVWLGVLVFVAVYAAVFSGITWLAA; encoded by the coding sequence ATGCAAACGATTCCCGTCAGGCTGTGGGATTTACCCACACGGTTGTTTCACTGGGCATTGGTTCTCGGCATTGGTTTCTCGTGGTTTTGCGCGGAAATCGGCGGTAACTGGATGGTGTGGCACGAACGTAGCGGGATTTTCCTGCTGGCTTTGGTGGTGTTTCGGGTGGTTTGGGGTGTTATCGGTAGCGATACGGCGCGGTTTGCGCAGTTTTTGAAATCGCCGCGTCACGCCTTGACACATTTCAGTGAGTTGCGCACTAAGGCAACAGCGTTTCATGCGGGGCATAACCCGTTGGGAGCGTGGATGGTGGTGGCTTTGGTGCTGGCAGTGCTGATGCAGGCGAGTACCGGGTTGTTTGCTACCGATGATATTATGACCGAAGGGCCGTTAATCGGGTTGGTAACGGCGGATACGGCTGAAGTTTTGACCTCTATTCATCACTTAACCTTCAATGGTATTTTGCTACTGGCTGCGGCGCACATTGCCGCCGTGCTGTTTTACCGTTTCCATAAGCGCACCAATTTGATCAAAGCAATGGTGAGTGGTAAGGCAGATTGGCCTGTGGAACAATCGCCGCCGCCAGTTGGGCTAAGGTTTAAGCCTGTATGGTTGGGCGTATTGGTGTTTGTGGCGGTGTATGCAGCAGTGTTTAGCGGGATTACATGGCTGGCCGCTTGA
- a CDS encoding YeeE/YedE family protein: MNYETLLEHFATEEISAIIGLVVGLTFGIFAQQSRFCLRAACVEFWRGQTGKKFAIWLLAFSAAMIATQYFIGTGAIDTGQIRQLNNTGSMSGAIIGGLLFGAGMVLAGGCASRLLVLSATGNMRTMVAGLVVTIVAQASLRGGLSPLREELSSWWLVDGQSRSFASWLPPYGGLIIGVALFLLGLWFAKRHQLSKWWGVAAVITGLSVALGWLLTSLQAANSFDIVAVKSVSFTGSSADTLMGLINQPTLPLSFDVGLVPGVFLGSLLAALVTHEFKWQQFTSDSGFARFFIGAALMGFGGMLAGGCAVGAGVTGGAILVITAWVALFSMWIGAGITDWVVDRKADELKAAAQAGLVAETSLPHFPKAPDSVRIG; the protein is encoded by the coding sequence ATGAATTACGAAACCTTATTAGAGCACTTCGCGACTGAAGAAATATCCGCCATCATCGGCTTAGTGGTGGGTCTTACCTTCGGTATCTTTGCCCAGCAAAGTCGTTTTTGCTTACGGGCGGCCTGTGTGGAATTCTGGCGCGGTCAAACCGGCAAAAAGTTTGCCATCTGGTTACTGGCGTTCAGTGCTGCCATGATTGCCACCCAATATTTCATTGGAACCGGCGCGATTGATACCGGGCAAATTCGCCAATTGAACAATACCGGCTCGATGTCGGGGGCAATTATTGGCGGGTTGTTATTCGGTGCGGGCATGGTGTTAGCCGGTGGTTGCGCCAGTCGTTTGTTGGTGTTGTCGGCAACCGGCAATATGCGCACGATGGTAGCGGGGCTGGTGGTAACAATTGTGGCGCAAGCGTCATTGCGTGGCGGGTTGTCACCGTTGCGCGAAGAGCTTTCCTCATGGTGGCTGGTTGATGGTCAATCCCGCAGTTTCGCCAGTTGGTTGCCTCCTTACGGTGGTTTGATCATCGGTGTCGCTTTATTTTTACTAGGTTTGTGGTTTGCCAAGCGTCACCAACTGAGTAAATGGTGGGGTGTCGCGGCGGTTATTACCGGCTTGTCCGTGGCTTTGGGATGGTTGTTAACTAGTCTACAAGCCGCTAATTCCTTTGACATTGTGGCGGTTAAAAGCGTGAGCTTCACGGGTTCTTCAGCCGATACCTTGATGGGTTTGATCAATCAACCGACATTGCCACTGAGCTTTGATGTGGGTTTAGTACCCGGCGTATTTTTAGGCTCATTGCTGGCGGCTTTGGTGACGCATGAATTCAAATGGCAACAATTCACCTCCGACAGTGGCTTTGCCCGCTTTTTTATCGGCGCGGCTTTGATGGGGTTTGGCGGGATGCTTGCGGGTGGTTGTGCGGTAGGTGCTGGTGTTACCGGTGGCGCGATTTTAGTCATTACCGCGTGGGTTGCCTTGTTTAGCATGTGGATTGGGGCGGGTATTACTGACTGGGTAGTCGACAGAAAAGCAGATGAGCTGAAAGCCGCAGCGCAAGCAGGGCTTGTTGCTGAAACCAGTTTGCCGCATTTCCCCAAAGCACCGGATTCAGTACGGATTGGTTAA
- a CDS encoding c-type cytochrome has product MNLFQKTLAIIFAAASIATVSSVMADEQKTPEEAAIDYRKASFGMIKHHFGPMGAMVKGDKEFNAEEFAKNAEAVATLSKFPMNGFIAGSDMGETEAKDNIWSNMDDFKKKMETFQIEAASLAEIAKGGDMAAIKPQFGKVGESCKACHKEYKED; this is encoded by the coding sequence ATGAACTTATTCCAAAAAACTCTAGCTATCATCTTCGCTGCCGCCAGTATCGCAACCGTTTCCAGCGTTATGGCAGACGAACAAAAAACCCCAGAAGAAGCAGCGATTGACTACCGCAAAGCCTCTTTCGGCATGATCAAACACCACTTTGGCCCAATGGGCGCGATGGTCAAGGGCGACAAAGAATTCAACGCTGAAGAATTTGCGAAAAATGCTGAAGCAGTTGCTACGTTGAGCAAATTCCCAATGAACGGTTTCATTGCCGGTAGCGACATGGGCGAAACCGAAGCCAAAGATAACATCTGGTCAAACATGGACGATTTCAAAAAGAAAATGGAAACCTTCCAGATTGAAGCAGCGTCGTTAGCTGAAATCGCAAAAGGCGGTGATATGGCAGCGATCAAGCCACAATTTGGCAAAGTGGGCGAGTCTTGCAAGGCTTGTCATAAGGAATATAAGGAAGATTAA
- a CDS encoding lysozyme inhibitor LprI family protein has protein sequence MRRWLFVAVLSLLAINANAREAENAVKPHVIDLSMERCLETNLSTAGMVECFTRAETEWDAELNRVYKALQGELKPAGKEALKQAQRAWIAQRDKEFELINAIHAQMDGSMWIPVMVNKRADVVKQRTLALQDLLDLLNEGAM, from the coding sequence ATGCGCCGATGGTTATTTGTTGCCGTATTGTCATTGCTGGCGATCAATGCTAATGCCAGAGAAGCGGAAAATGCGGTCAAGCCTCATGTCATTGATTTGAGTATGGAGCGTTGTTTGGAAACCAATCTCAGCACTGCTGGCATGGTGGAGTGCTTTACCCGCGCTGAAACCGAATGGGATGCGGAGCTGAATCGCGTTTATAAAGCCTTGCAAGGTGAACTCAAGCCCGCTGGTAAAGAAGCCCTCAAACAAGCACAACGTGCGTGGATTGCGCAGCGTGATAAGGAATTCGAGTTGATCAATGCGATTCACGCACAAATGGATGGCTCAATGTGGATTCCGGTGATGGTGAACAAACGTGCTGATGTGGTGAAACAGCGTACACTGGCATTGCAGGATTTACTGGATTTATTGAACGAAGGTGCAATGTAA
- the msrB gene encoding peptide-methionine (R)-S-oxide reductase MsrB, with the protein MLNWKDVLHFANGNNPAASQRVSKTAIEWQAQLTPEQYQVTRLKGTERPFSSAMCSRIEPGLYACVCCGTLLFDAREKFDSGTGWPSFTQPVQENAVAYHADHSHGMVRVETLCNGCDAHLGHVFPDGPQPSGLRYCINALALQKIDTEES; encoded by the coding sequence ATGTTGAATTGGAAAGATGTGTTGCATTTTGCCAATGGCAATAACCCGGCAGCGTCGCAGCGTGTCAGCAAAACTGCCATAGAATGGCAGGCGCAGTTGACCCCGGAACAATACCAAGTGACCCGTTTAAAAGGCACAGAACGCCCGTTCAGCTCGGCAATGTGCAGCCGCATTGAGCCGGGTTTATACGCTTGCGTGTGTTGCGGCACATTATTGTTTGATGCGCGTGAAAAGTTTGATTCGGGCACTGGCTGGCCTTCTTTCACCCAACCGGTGCAGGAAAATGCAGTGGCATACCATGCTGATCATTCACACGGCATGGTGCGGGTTGAAACCTTATGTAACGGTTGTGATGCGCATTTGGGGCATGTATTTCCCGATGGGCCACAGCCGAGTGGTTTGCGTTACTGCATTAATGCACTGGCTTTGCAGAAAATAGACACTGAGGAATCGTGA
- the rpsO gene encoding 30S ribosomal protein S15, producing MSLSAEVKASVVEQYRQSDTDTGSPEVQVALLTARIKHLTDHFATHKHDHHSRRGMLAMVNQRRKLLDYLKRKDLGRYQALISSLGLRR from the coding sequence ATGTCTCTGAGTGCAGAAGTAAAGGCGAGTGTTGTTGAACAATACCGCCAATCAGACACAGATACCGGGTCCCCGGAAGTGCAAGTTGCGCTGCTGACAGCGCGAATCAAGCATCTGACGGACCATTTTGCAACCCACAAGCATGACCACCATTCCCGTCGCGGTATGTTGGCTATGGTAAACCAACGCCGCAAGCTGTTGGATTACCTCAAGCGCAAAGATCTGGGGCGTTATCAAGCTTTGATCAGCAGCCTTGGCCTGCGTCGTTAA
- the pnp gene encoding polyribonucleotide nucleotidyltransferase codes for MAKFTKTFQYGNNTVTIETGEIAKQATAAVMITMDDTSVLVTVVGQKAAVAGRDFFPMTVDYQEKFYAAGRIPGGFFKREARATEEETLVARLIDRPLRPLFPAGFTNEVQLIATVVSMNPLVTADIPAMLGASAVMALSGMPFQGPIGAARVGYRNGEYLLNPSKEDLKTSALDLVIAGTDSAVLMVESEADELSEEVMLGAVMFGHEQMQVAIQAIKELAAEVGNPAWDWTPPTANTALADAVAGACQADLVEAFQVADKQMRYARIDEILTGMVEKLAAKDGAEGFSADDIKSEFKNAEKTVVRGSILDGKPRIDGRDLQTVRPISVRLGVLPRAHGSALFTRGETQALVVTTLGTERDAQVIDAITGEYKDNFLFNYNFPPYCVGEVGRFGSPKRREIGHGRLAKRGVKAMIPHTDDFPYTIRCVSEITESNGSSSMASVCGSSLSLMDAGVPIKAPVAGIAMGLIKEGERFAVLTDILGDEDHLGDMDFKVAGSAEGITALQMDIKITGITKEIMQQALTQAQAGRLYILGEMAKGLEAPRDDISEYAPRYVTMKINPDKIREVIGKGGETIRGITEKTGAQVNIDDEGFIKIAAVDAKAAYEARSMIEAITAEVELNKVYNGKVARIMDFGAFVTILPGKDGLLHISQISNERVENVTDFVNVGDTVQVKVIEIDRQGRMRLSMKDASGE; via the coding sequence ATGGCTAAATTTACCAAGACATTCCAATACGGTAATAACACCGTCACTATCGAAACTGGCGAAATCGCTAAACAAGCTACCGCAGCGGTAATGATCACTATGGACGACACCAGCGTGTTGGTGACTGTAGTTGGTCAAAAAGCAGCGGTTGCTGGGCGTGATTTTTTCCCAATGACAGTTGATTACCAAGAAAAATTCTATGCAGCGGGTCGTATTCCCGGTGGTTTCTTTAAACGTGAAGCGCGTGCTACCGAAGAAGAAACCTTGGTTGCACGTCTGATTGACCGCCCGTTGCGCCCGCTGTTCCCGGCAGGTTTTACCAATGAAGTGCAATTGATTGCTACCGTGGTTTCCATGAACCCGTTAGTGACGGCAGATATTCCAGCAATGCTGGGTGCTTCTGCGGTCATGGCATTGTCTGGTATGCCTTTCCAAGGGCCTATCGGCGCGGCACGTGTGGGCTATCGCAATGGCGAATATTTGCTGAACCCTTCCAAAGAAGATCTGAAAACATCGGCATTGGATCTGGTTATCGCGGGTACTGACAGCGCGGTATTGATGGTTGAATCCGAAGCGGATGAACTTAGCGAAGAAGTGATGCTGGGCGCGGTAATGTTCGGTCACGAACAGATGCAAGTAGCGATTCAGGCGATTAAAGAATTAGCGGCTGAAGTCGGCAATCCAGCATGGGATTGGACTCCACCAACCGCAAACACAGCTTTGGCTGATGCAGTTGCAGGTGCTTGCCAAGCTGATTTGGTTGAAGCGTTCCAAGTGGCTGACAAGCAAATGCGTTACGCGCGTATTGATGAAATCTTGACTGGTATGGTTGAGAAGCTGGCTGCAAAAGACGGTGCGGAAGGTTTCAGTGCTGATGACATCAAATCTGAATTCAAGAATGCGGAAAAAACCGTAGTACGTGGCAGCATTTTAGATGGCAAACCGCGTATTGACGGACGTGACCTGCAAACCGTGCGTCCGATCAGCGTGCGTTTAGGCGTATTGCCACGCGCTCACGGTTCTGCTTTGTTTACCCGTGGTGAAACACAGGCGTTAGTCGTTACCACTTTGGGTACTGAGCGTGACGCACAGGTGATTGACGCAATTACCGGCGAATACAAAGATAACTTCCTGTTTAACTATAACTTCCCGCCGTATTGCGTGGGCGAAGTAGGGCGTTTCGGTTCACCAAAGCGTCGTGAAATCGGTCATGGGCGTTTGGCTAAACGCGGCGTGAAAGCGATGATTCCACACACGGATGACTTCCCTTACACCATTCGTTGCGTTTCAGAAATCACTGAATCTAACGGTTCCAGCTCAATGGCGAGCGTATGTGGTAGTTCCCTGTCTTTGATGGATGCGGGCGTGCCGATTAAAGCACCAGTTGCGGGTATCGCAATGGGCTTGATTAAAGAAGGCGAGCGTTTCGCGGTATTGACCGACATTTTGGGTGATGAAGACCACCTCGGCGATATGGATTTCAAAGTGGCTGGTTCTGCTGAAGGCATTACCGCGCTGCAAATGGACATCAAGATCACCGGCATCACCAAAGAAATCATGCAGCAAGCGTTGACTCAGGCACAAGCCGGGCGTTTGTACATTTTGGGTGAAATGGCGAAAGGTCTGGAAGCACCACGCGACGACATTTCCGAATACGCACCGCGTTACGTCACCATGAAAATCAACCCGGACAAAATCCGTGAAGTGATTGGTAAAGGCGGCGAAACGATCCGTGGTATTACTGAAAAAACCGGCGCACAAGTCAATATCGACGATGAAGGTTTCATCAAAATTGCGGCAGTTGACGCGAAAGCGGCGTATGAAGCACGTAGCATGATCGAAGCGATTACTGCTGAAGTGGAACTCAATAAGGTTTACAACGGTAAAGTTGCACGCATTATGGACTTCGGCGCGTTCGTTACTATTTTGCCGGGTAAAGACGGTTTGTTACACATTTCCCAGATCAGCAATGAGCGCGTGGAAAATGTCACTGACTTCGTAAACGTTGGCGATACCGTGCAAGTTAAAGTCATTGAAATCGACCGCCAAGGTCGGATGCGTTTAAGCATGAAAGACGCAAGCGGCGAGTAA